The proteins below are encoded in one region of Fibrella aestuarina BUZ 2:
- a CDS encoding KdsC family phosphatase translates to MTALTDRFKQIRTFIFDVDGVFTDGSVNALASGEMYRTFNIRDGYAIEKAIQNGYRVAVVSAGNQDGVRKRLAFLGIKDVFMGGPTDQKVNAYLGYLNRDALNEAEVLYMGDDLPDYAILSRTALLSTCPADAADEIQAVCDYISPKPGGRGAIRDVIEQVLKAQGVWASWL, encoded by the coding sequence ATGACTGCACTAACAGACCGGTTCAAACAGATCAGAACCTTTATCTTCGATGTCGACGGCGTCTTTACCGACGGCAGCGTCAATGCACTGGCGTCGGGCGAAATGTACCGCACCTTCAATATCCGCGACGGGTATGCCATCGAGAAGGCCATTCAGAACGGCTACCGAGTGGCGGTGGTGTCGGCGGGCAATCAGGACGGGGTTCGGAAACGGCTGGCGTTCCTCGGCATCAAAGACGTGTTTATGGGCGGCCCCACCGACCAGAAAGTGAACGCCTACCTCGGTTACCTCAACCGCGATGCCCTCAACGAGGCCGAAGTCCTCTACATGGGCGACGACCTGCCCGACTACGCCATTCTGAGCCGCACGGCCCTGCTGAGCACCTGCCCCGCCGACGCCGCCGACGAGATTCAGGCGGTTTGCGACTACATTTCACCCAAACCCGGCGGGCGTGGGGCTATCCGCGACGTGATCGAGCAGGTGCTGAAAGCGCAGGGCGTCTGGGCGAGCTGGCTCTGA
- a CDS encoding LytR/AlgR family response regulator transcription factor, which translates to MTNEPKLRCLAVDDEPFALELLADDIQKVPFLDLIGQVSNPIDAYDPVRRGQVDLLFLDIQMPTLSGLQFLQTLKQPPMVILTTAYDQYALDGYAFDVVDYLLKPIPFDRFLKAVTKAYDLFLLRQGRLTPTEARPGLVAPEPVEAEPQRTYFFVFSEYQEIRIEYDEVLYIEGLKDYVKIYTTRQARPILSRLTLKAIEDKLPAALFSRIHKSFIVSLGKITSFQRTRLMVGKQELPIGNSYVDQFMQQYGAG; encoded by the coding sequence ATGACGAATGAACCTAAACTGCGCTGCCTGGCCGTCGACGACGAGCCGTTTGCGCTCGAATTGCTGGCCGACGATATTCAGAAAGTGCCTTTCCTGGACCTGATTGGGCAGGTGAGCAACCCGATCGACGCCTACGACCCCGTCCGGCGCGGGCAGGTTGATCTGCTGTTTCTGGACATTCAGATGCCCACGCTGTCGGGGCTGCAATTCCTGCAAACGCTCAAGCAGCCACCAATGGTGATCCTGACTACCGCCTACGACCAGTATGCGCTCGACGGCTACGCGTTTGATGTGGTCGATTACCTGCTCAAGCCTATTCCGTTCGACCGGTTCCTGAAAGCCGTCACCAAAGCCTACGACCTGTTTCTGCTGCGGCAGGGACGCCTGACCCCGACCGAAGCCCGGCCGGGGTTAGTTGCGCCCGAGCCAGTAGAAGCCGAGCCGCAACGTACCTACTTCTTCGTGTTTTCGGAATACCAGGAAATCCGCATCGAGTACGACGAAGTGCTCTACATCGAAGGGCTGAAAGATTACGTCAAAATCTACACCACCCGGCAGGCCCGGCCTATCCTGAGCCGACTTACGCTTAAAGCCATCGAAGACAAATTACCCGCTGCCTTGTTCAGCCGGATTCATAAGTCGTTCATCGTATCGCTGGGCAAAATCACCTCGTTTCAACGTACCCGGCTGATGGTGGGGAAGCAGGAACTTCCGATCGGAAACAGCTACGTCGATCAGTTCATGCAGCAGTATGGCGCCGGTTGA
- a CDS encoding alpha/beta hydrolase family esterase → MCFRFFSSLLLLGVSIASTHAQVLTDSIRVEGNYRVFHYNKPTKPLANPALVFVMHGSGGDGLGMMRAATKMDQQAGDENTLVVYPDGYKRYWNECRKASPAQANKEDVNEQAFFTGMVTYFQQRYQIDPKAVFAVGTSGGGHMAYKLALTMPGTFRAVTAIIANLPGDDNLDCVPSGKPVAIMIINGTDDPVNPYKGGPVILGQNMNMGVVRSTEQTLAYWANLARYQGQPTHDNVPDRDPADGKTIERFTYRAKGKPDVVLLKVNGGKHDYPNDIDVHLEALTFFQQQRKRQ, encoded by the coding sequence ATGTGTTTCCGTTTCTTCTCTTCGCTGTTACTACTTGGCGTATCCATCGCATCGACCCATGCGCAGGTGCTCACCGATTCCATTCGGGTCGAGGGCAATTACCGCGTTTTCCACTACAATAAGCCGACCAAACCGCTGGCCAATCCGGCGCTGGTTTTCGTGATGCACGGTTCGGGGGGCGACGGGCTCGGCATGATGCGGGCGGCCACGAAAATGGATCAGCAGGCGGGCGACGAAAACACGCTGGTGGTGTATCCCGACGGCTACAAACGCTACTGGAACGAGTGCCGAAAAGCGTCGCCCGCCCAGGCCAACAAGGAAGACGTCAACGAGCAGGCGTTTTTTACCGGCATGGTCACCTATTTTCAGCAACGCTACCAGATCGACCCGAAGGCAGTTTTTGCGGTGGGTACGTCGGGCGGTGGGCACATGGCCTACAAACTGGCGCTGACCATGCCGGGTACGTTCCGGGCCGTCACGGCCATTATCGCCAACCTCCCCGGCGACGACAATCTGGACTGTGTGCCGTCGGGCAAACCCGTGGCGATTATGATCATTAACGGCACCGATGACCCTGTTAACCCTTATAAGGGCGGCCCGGTCATTCTGGGCCAGAACATGAACATGGGCGTGGTACGGTCGACGGAGCAGACGCTGGCGTATTGGGCTAACCTGGCTCGTTACCAGGGCCAACCCACCCACGACAACGTACCTGACCGCGACCCGGCCGACGGCAAAACCATTGAGCGTTTTACGTATCGGGCCAAGGGCAAGCCCGACGTGGTACTGCTGAAAGTGAACGGCGGCAAACACGATTATCCCAACGACATCGACGTGCATCTGGAAGCGCTGACGTTCTTCCAGCAACAGCGCAAACGTCAATAG
- a CDS encoding sulfatase family protein, with product MKQPRLFSILIACLMVGVGWLVTGAQTSAPVPAAQKPNVVLFFMDDLGYGDLSCTGAMGYLTPNLDRMAAEGTRFTNFLAAQPVCTASRASLLTGCYPNRIGIAGAYGPSSTVGLNPDEETLAELLKEQGYATGIFGKWHLGSKQAFLPLQHGFDEYFGVPYSHDMWPHHPDQAHAKYPPLYLIEGNQPTNEVKYLTDAGELTAAITDRAVSFIRQHRKAPFFLYIPHPLPHVPLAASPQFRGKSRRGLFGDVLMELDWSVGQVMQELKAQGLDKNTLVLFMGDNGPWLNYGDHAGSTAGLREGKGTTYEGGNRVPCLVRWPGVVPAGRVSNKLLTTMDVLPTVAKLCGARQPKRPIDGVDWTALLKGDDTQTPRDRFYYYYRKNNLEAVRKGDWKLVFAHPGRTYEGFPLGRNGQPGPSTENFNFPTALYDLAHDPGERYDVQAQHPDIVQSLQKLADEARADLGDELQQRQGANTRPVGQQAP from the coding sequence ATGAAGCAACCCCGCCTTTTCTCTATCCTTATCGCCTGCCTGATGGTCGGTGTCGGGTGGTTGGTCACTGGCGCCCAGACGAGCGCCCCGGTTCCTGCGGCCCAAAAACCGAACGTCGTGCTGTTTTTTATGGACGATCTCGGCTACGGCGATCTGTCGTGTACGGGCGCGATGGGTTACCTGACGCCCAACCTGGACCGCATGGCCGCCGAGGGTACCCGATTTACCAATTTTCTGGCGGCACAACCCGTTTGTACGGCGTCGCGGGCGTCGTTGCTGACGGGCTGCTACCCCAACCGGATCGGCATCGCCGGGGCATACGGACCCTCCTCCACCGTCGGACTGAATCCCGATGAAGAGACCCTGGCCGAGCTGCTGAAAGAGCAGGGCTACGCCACCGGCATTTTTGGCAAATGGCACTTGGGCAGCAAACAGGCTTTTTTGCCGCTTCAACACGGGTTTGACGAGTATTTCGGGGTGCCCTACTCGCACGACATGTGGCCCCACCACCCCGATCAGGCGCATGCCAAGTACCCGCCGCTATACCTGATCGAGGGGAACCAGCCAACCAACGAGGTAAAGTATCTGACCGACGCGGGCGAACTTACTGCCGCCATTACCGATCGGGCTGTTTCGTTTATCCGTCAGCACCGGAAGGCCCCGTTTTTTCTGTACATCCCGCATCCGTTGCCCCACGTGCCGCTGGCTGCGTCGCCGCAGTTTCGGGGAAAGAGCAGGCGCGGTCTGTTCGGCGACGTGCTGATGGAACTGGACTGGTCGGTGGGGCAGGTGATGCAGGAACTGAAGGCGCAGGGGCTCGACAAAAACACGCTCGTGCTGTTTATGGGCGACAACGGCCCCTGGCTCAATTACGGCGATCATGCCGGATCGACAGCCGGGTTGCGCGAGGGCAAAGGCACGACCTACGAAGGCGGTAACCGGGTGCCCTGTCTGGTGCGTTGGCCGGGCGTAGTACCGGCGGGCCGGGTGAGCAACAAACTGCTGACGACGATGGACGTGCTGCCTACCGTAGCGAAACTGTGCGGTGCCCGGCAACCCAAACGTCCCATCGATGGCGTCGACTGGACGGCCCTGCTGAAAGGCGATGATACCCAGACTCCCCGCGATCGGTTTTATTATTATTACCGAAAAAATAACCTCGAAGCAGTGCGCAAAGGCGACTGGAAACTCGTGTTTGCCCATCCGGGACGTACCTACGAAGGCTTCCCGCTGGGTCGCAACGGACAGCCGGGACCCAGTACGGAAAATTTCAATTTCCCGACGGCGCTCTATGACCTGGCGCATGACCCAGGCGAGCGCTACGATGTGCAGGCTCAGCACCCCGATATAGTGCAATCGTTACAAAAACTGGCCGATGAAGCCCGGGCCGATCTGGGCGATGAACTGCAACAGCGACAGGGCGCCAACACCCGCCCTGTGGGCCAACAAGCTCCGTAA
- a CDS encoding isoaspartyl peptidase/L-asparaginase family protein produces the protein MIMNYFGEFISQITGKLIHLIPNRSALGLSVPPSYLSAAAIALLVGHLPAQAQDTPPADYSQKITLVIHGGAGTITRQNMTPEKEKAYKAVLNQALQTGYAILKRGGTSLDAIEATIRVMEDSPLFNAGKGAVFTHEGKNELDASIMDGSNLKAGAIAGVTVIRNPISTARRVMEHSEHVMMMGRGAEAFAKAQGMELVDPKYFYTEARWNGLQKALAEEKVQLDHSEPAPKPDKTQAPAKTPKARPIKTSWAPDPTIFDEGKKYGTVGCVALDRFGNLAAGTSTGGMTNKRYGRVGDAPIIGAGTYANNATCAVSATGHGEYFIRSVVGYDISALMEYKGLSVTDAANEVVMRKLVQRGGEGGVIALDRNGNVAMPFNSEGMYRGYIKADGSSEVLIYKD, from the coding sequence ATGATTATGAATTACTTCGGCGAATTTATTTCACAAATAACGGGTAAACTCATCCACCTGATCCCTAACCGGTCAGCCCTCGGTTTGAGCGTGCCACCGTCCTATCTGTCGGCGGCGGCAATAGCCTTGCTGGTAGGGCATTTGCCTGCTCAGGCACAGGACACGCCCCCGGCCGACTACAGCCAGAAGATCACCCTCGTCATTCACGGCGGGGCAGGCACGATTACCCGGCAAAACATGACCCCGGAGAAGGAGAAAGCCTACAAAGCCGTGCTGAATCAGGCGCTGCAAACGGGCTACGCCATTTTGAAACGGGGCGGCACCAGCCTCGACGCCATCGAAGCCACCATCCGGGTGATGGAAGACTCGCCGCTGTTCAATGCGGGCAAAGGCGCGGTGTTTACGCACGAAGGCAAAAACGAACTTGACGCCAGCATTATGGATGGCAGCAACCTCAAAGCCGGGGCCATTGCCGGGGTGACCGTCATCCGCAACCCCATCAGCACCGCCCGCCGGGTGATGGAGCATTCGGAACACGTGATGATGATGGGGCGTGGGGCCGAAGCCTTCGCCAAAGCGCAGGGCATGGAACTGGTCGACCCGAAGTATTTCTACACGGAAGCGCGCTGGAACGGGCTTCAGAAAGCGCTGGCCGAAGAAAAAGTCCAACTCGATCATTCAGAGCCAGCCCCCAAACCCGACAAAACGCAGGCACCGGCCAAAACGCCCAAAGCTCGCCCCATCAAGACGAGTTGGGCACCCGACCCGACCATTTTCGACGAAGGCAAGAAGTACGGAACAGTCGGCTGCGTGGCGCTGGATCGGTTTGGGAACCTGGCGGCGGGTACCTCTACGGGCGGCATGACCAACAAACGGTATGGCCGCGTGGGCGATGCCCCCATCATCGGGGCCGGTACATACGCCAACAACGCGACCTGCGCCGTATCGGCTACGGGCCACGGCGAATACTTTATCCGGTCGGTGGTGGGTTACGACATTTCGGCCCTGATGGAGTATAAAGGTCTGAGCGTGACCGACGCTGCCAACGAAGTGGTGATGCGCAAACTGGTGCAGCGCGGTGGCGAAGGCGGCGTAATTGCCCTCGATCGCAACGGCAATGTTGCCATGCCCTTCAACTCGGAAGGGATGTATCGCGGCTACATCAAGGCCGACGGCAGCAGTGAGGTGCTCATCTACAAAGATTAG
- a CDS encoding sulfatase family protein translates to MKTPFVTLGFLSLLGLVLAFKPTPPNRHKATKPKNIIFILSDDHRYDFMGFTGKVAGLKTPNLDRLARDGVHVRNAFVSTALCSPSRASILSGQYAHTHRVVDNFAPLQKGLKFFPQYLQEAGYKTAFLGKWHMGDADDAPQPGFNHWVSFRGQGVYYNPTLNVNGKQVPYTDSSYTTDLLTDYALNWLNSLNKSQGQSSQPFCLYLSHKAVHAEFQPAKRHRGMYRNMPINYPQSMFLTATDSSKNWPALAGNGQTRRNPETGAMKANLADMPNWVKQQRYSWHGVDYMYHGQIGFNDFYRQYCETLMGVDDSVGRVLKWLADNGQLENTLVVYMGDNGFSFGERGLIDKRHMYEESMRVPLLVHCPALTKGGTKLEQVVQNVDIAPTLLAYAGLAKPAQMQGNSFLPLLQGKPTDRPWREQAFYEYYWEADFPQTPTMFGVRTDRYKYIFNHGVWDANELYDLQTDPEEVNNLIRSPQHQEIAKNLRNQVFDWLEQSGGLQIPLHPVRQKRFDHRYKGTY, encoded by the coding sequence ATGAAAACGCCTTTCGTTACCCTCGGTTTCCTGTCGTTGCTGGGGCTGGTACTGGCTTTCAAACCCACGCCGCCCAACCGGCATAAGGCTACCAAGCCCAAGAACATCATCTTCATCCTGTCCGACGATCATCGGTACGATTTTATGGGATTCACCGGCAAAGTGGCGGGTCTGAAAACGCCCAACCTCGACCGGCTGGCGCGCGATGGGGTTCATGTTCGGAATGCGTTTGTCAGTACGGCGCTGTGTTCGCCCAGCCGGGCCAGCATTCTGTCGGGGCAATACGCGCATACACACCGGGTGGTCGACAATTTTGCGCCCCTTCAGAAGGGACTTAAGTTCTTCCCGCAGTATTTGCAGGAGGCCGGCTACAAAACGGCGTTTCTGGGCAAATGGCACATGGGCGATGCCGACGACGCGCCGCAACCGGGATTCAACCACTGGGTGAGCTTCCGGGGGCAGGGCGTGTATTACAACCCTACGCTCAACGTCAATGGCAAGCAGGTGCCCTACACCGACAGCAGCTACACCACCGACCTGCTCACCGATTATGCCCTGAACTGGCTCAATTCGCTCAACAAAAGCCAGGGGCAGTCGTCGCAGCCGTTTTGCCTGTACCTCTCGCATAAGGCCGTTCATGCCGAGTTCCAGCCCGCCAAACGCCACCGGGGTATGTACCGCAACATGCCCATTAACTACCCGCAGAGTATGTTCCTGACCGCCACCGACAGCAGCAAAAACTGGCCGGCGCTGGCGGGCAACGGGCAAACGCGCCGCAACCCCGAAACCGGCGCCATGAAGGCCAATCTGGCCGATATGCCCAACTGGGTGAAGCAGCAACGCTACAGTTGGCATGGCGTCGATTACATGTATCACGGGCAGATCGGTTTCAACGATTTTTACCGGCAATACTGCGAAACACTCATGGGCGTGGACGACAGCGTGGGGCGGGTGTTGAAATGGCTGGCAGACAACGGCCAACTCGAAAACACGCTCGTCGTGTACATGGGCGATAACGGCTTCAGCTTCGGCGAGCGCGGGCTGATCGACAAACGGCACATGTATGAAGAGTCGATGCGGGTGCCGCTACTAGTGCATTGCCCGGCGCTCACGAAAGGCGGCACCAAACTGGAGCAGGTGGTGCAGAATGTCGACATTGCCCCTACCCTGCTCGCCTACGCCGGCCTGGCCAAACCTGCTCAGATGCAGGGCAATTCGTTTTTGCCGCTTTTACAGGGCAAACCCACCGACCGCCCCTGGCGCGAGCAGGCCTTCTACGAATATTACTGGGAAGCTGATTTCCCGCAGACACCCACCATGTTTGGCGTGCGGACGGATCGCTACAAGTACATTTTTAATCACGGCGTCTGGGATGCGAACGAGCTCTACGACCTGCAAACCGACCCGGAGGAAGTGAACAACCTCATCCGCAGCCCGCAGCATCAGGAGATTGCCAAGAATCTGCGCAATCAGGTATTCGACTGGCTCGAACAGTCGGGAGGCCTTCAGATTCCCCTGCACCCCGTCCGGCAAAAGCGGTTCGACCATCGGTACAAAGGGACGTATTGA
- a CDS encoding anthrone oxygenase family protein → MFTLSQLILAAAAVCTALIAGLFYAYSCSVNPGLGRLPDAPYLAAMQSINRAILNPVFFVSFMGTLVLLPISTWLHYAQPLSSRFWLLLAATILYGTAVFGVTAMGNVPLNEALDTVALSAATDSELATARTAFEQPWNRLHTIRTVAAVATLVLVVLACLQPAKLVDA, encoded by the coding sequence ATGTTCACGCTATCACAGCTTATACTGGCCGCGGCGGCGGTCTGCACCGCCCTGATCGCCGGGCTTTTTTACGCCTATTCCTGCTCGGTGAATCCGGGTCTGGGGCGATTGCCCGATGCGCCATACCTGGCCGCCATGCAGTCGATCAACCGGGCCATTTTAAACCCGGTCTTTTTCGTCAGCTTCATGGGTACGTTGGTTCTGCTACCGATCAGCACGTGGCTGCACTATGCTCAGCCCCTTTCTAGCCGGTTCTGGCTGCTGCTGGCGGCCACGATCTTGTACGGAACCGCTGTGTTTGGCGTAACGGCGATGGGCAACGTGCCGCTCAATGAGGCGTTGGACACCGTGGCCTTGTCGGCGGCTACCGACTCGGAACTGGCGACCGCCCGAACGGCTTTCGAACAACCCTGGAACCGACTGCATACCATCCGAACGGTTGCGGCGGTGGCTACCCTCGTGCTGGTTGTGCTGGCCTGCCTTCAGCCCGCCAAACTCGTTGACGCATAG
- a CDS encoding aminotransferase class IV, producing the protein MPYYGYFNGTIQPVEQIGVGVTDLALLRGFGLFDYFLTYNGRPFQWDGYWERFANSARRMTLQLPIGKDEVYAILMDLIRRSGQPDVAFRFLLTGGYAPDSISIVQPNFIILTEPIHNVPDEQYEEGIRVMVDDYVREMAEVKTTDYKRVILLAGAMRKANASDILYQKDGEISELSRSNFFIVKGNQLITPNQHILYGITRRVVIDLARPDFSVDERAVMLTDLQDADEAFTTSSTKQVLPIVQVDDLIIGDGKPGPISRELLSRFRALTKKW; encoded by the coding sequence ATGCCTTACTATGGCTATTTCAACGGTACTATCCAACCCGTAGAACAGATTGGCGTGGGCGTTACTGATCTGGCCCTGCTGCGTGGATTCGGGTTATTCGACTATTTTCTGACCTACAACGGACGGCCCTTTCAGTGGGACGGGTACTGGGAGCGCTTCGCTAATTCGGCCCGGCGCATGACCCTGCAACTGCCCATCGGGAAAGACGAAGTGTATGCCATTCTGATGGACCTGATCCGCCGCTCAGGGCAGCCCGATGTAGCTTTCCGATTCTTGCTGACCGGCGGTTATGCGCCCGACAGCATCAGCATTGTGCAGCCCAATTTTATCATCCTGACGGAGCCAATCCACAACGTACCCGACGAGCAGTATGAGGAAGGTATCCGGGTGATGGTTGATGATTATGTGCGCGAAATGGCCGAGGTCAAAACCACCGACTACAAGCGGGTGATCCTGCTGGCCGGTGCCATGCGTAAAGCCAACGCCAGCGATATCCTCTACCAGAAAGACGGGGAAATCAGCGAACTGAGCCGCAGTAACTTTTTCATCGTGAAAGGCAATCAACTCATCACGCCCAATCAGCACATTCTGTACGGCATCACGCGCCGCGTGGTGATCGATCTGGCCCGCCCCGATTTCAGCGTCGATGAGCGCGCCGTGATGCTGACCGATTTACAGGATGCCGACGAGGCCTTTACCACGAGCAGTACCAAACAGGTGTTGCCCATCGTGCAGGTCGATGACCTGATCATTGGTGATGGCAAGCCCGGCCCCATCTCCCGCGAACTGCTCAGTCGATTCAGGGCGCTCACAAAAAAGTGGTAA
- a CDS encoding methyltransferase RsmF C-terminal domain-like protein: MPQLPAAFQQQMQHLLAADYPAFADALGTLPPVSIRLNGRKPAFDTAGLLPVPWCADGFYLPERPVFTLDPLFQAGAYYVQEASSMLLAEAIRQTVGARKPYTGQPHVRALDLCAAPGGKTTLMASVLPLDSLLVCNEVIRSRVPILRENIDKWGYANVVVANHDPDDFAPLTGFFDLVMVDAPCSGEGLFRKDPRAVDEWSPDHVQLCSARQKRILSAAAPLVAERGWLIYSTCTYNDAENLDNVRFLTQQGFENVPLALPDDWGVVTRTTEGSVGYQCYPHQVRGEGFFISVFRKKLGGESAPISKGRGLKSARPVHHKQLGTLRTYLRDPDAFSYWQKPNDELIAVPVALEKDLVLIDSALRNKGFGIAMGQFKGTDFLPDHALALSTELTPDLPGLDLDRDDALRYFKKENLTATNVPKGWLLARYQGLPLGWLKGLGNRVNNYLPKEWRIRMDIPEF, encoded by the coding sequence ATGCCCCAACTACCCGCCGCTTTTCAGCAACAGATGCAGCACCTGCTGGCTGCCGATTACCCCGCTTTCGCCGACGCGCTGGGTACGTTACCGCCGGTCAGCATCCGCCTGAATGGGCGAAAACCAGCTTTTGATACCGCTGGCCTGCTGCCCGTTCCGTGGTGCGCCGATGGTTTTTACCTACCCGAGCGACCCGTTTTTACGCTCGATCCGCTCTTTCAGGCGGGGGCTTACTACGTGCAGGAAGCGTCGTCGATGTTGCTGGCGGAGGCGATCCGGCAAACGGTGGGCGCTCGTAAACCCTACACCGGCCAACCCCATGTGCGGGCGCTCGATCTGTGCGCGGCGCCGGGTGGCAAAACTACGCTGATGGCGTCGGTCCTGCCGCTCGATAGCCTGCTGGTCTGCAACGAGGTGATTCGGAGCCGGGTGCCGATTCTGCGCGAAAACATCGATAAATGGGGGTACGCCAATGTGGTCGTTGCCAACCACGATCCCGACGACTTTGCGCCACTGACCGGCTTTTTCGACCTGGTCATGGTCGATGCGCCCTGTTCAGGGGAAGGCCTGTTTCGGAAAGACCCGCGGGCGGTGGATGAATGGTCGCCCGATCACGTGCAGTTGTGTTCGGCGCGGCAGAAACGCATCCTGTCGGCGGCGGCACCGCTGGTAGCCGAGCGGGGCTGGCTTATCTACAGTACCTGCACCTACAACGACGCCGAAAACCTCGACAATGTGCGGTTCCTGACCCAACAGGGTTTTGAGAACGTACCCCTCGCGCTGCCCGATGACTGGGGCGTGGTAACCCGCACAACCGAGGGGAGCGTGGGCTATCAGTGCTACCCGCATCAGGTACGTGGCGAAGGCTTTTTTATCAGCGTATTCCGCAAGAAACTTGGCGGTGAATCGGCACCGATCAGTAAAGGGCGGGGACTGAAATCGGCCCGGCCGGTGCACCACAAACAGCTGGGTACGTTGCGCACGTACCTGCGTGACCCCGACGCCTTTTCGTACTGGCAGAAGCCCAACGACGAGCTGATTGCCGTACCCGTTGCGCTCGAAAAAGACCTGGTATTGATCGACAGCGCCCTCCGCAACAAAGGGTTCGGCATTGCGATGGGCCAATTTAAAGGCACCGACTTCCTGCCCGACCACGCCTTGGCCCTGAGCACCGAACTCACGCCCGACCTGCCCGGCCTCGATCTGGATCGCGACGATGCCCTGCGCTACTTCAAAAAAGAAAACCTGACCGCCACCAACGTACCCAAAGGCTGGCTATTGGCCCGATACCAGGGCCTGCCGCTGGGCTGGCTCAAAGGCCTCGGCAACCGCGTCAACAACTACCTGCCTAAGGAGTGGCGCATCCGCATGGACATTCCAGAGTTTTGA
- a CDS encoding GIN domain-containing protein has product MKQLLIYISALGTLLLAQAAVAQDVKKTRTISGITRLRASMGIETVVRLGETESLHIEARNIPEDKILIEQDGDELILKLGLEASLDKKVRRSVKAYLTVRQLRGVSASAGATVKGESTFEADRFELSSKAGATVALALNVRDLTVNTNSGATIDLSGTARSVSISAGSGASVNAGDLVADVVDADAGSGASVRVNAQKELFGKASVGGSVSNKGPGRTVSKRTSLGGSVN; this is encoded by the coding sequence ATGAAACAACTCCTCATCTACATAAGCGCGCTGGGCACGTTGCTGCTGGCACAGGCCGCCGTTGCCCAGGATGTAAAGAAAACCCGTACCATCTCGGGTATCACCCGGCTGCGGGCCAGCATGGGTATCGAAACCGTAGTGCGGCTGGGCGAAACCGAATCGCTGCACATCGAAGCCCGAAACATTCCCGAAGACAAAATCCTGATCGAGCAGGACGGCGACGAACTGATTCTGAAGCTCGGTCTCGAAGCGTCACTCGACAAAAAAGTGCGCCGTTCCGTGAAAGCTTACCTCACCGTTCGTCAACTGCGGGGCGTTTCGGCGTCGGCGGGGGCCACCGTGAAAGGCGAAAGCACGTTTGAGGCCGACCGGTTCGAGCTGAGCAGCAAGGCCGGGGCCACGGTTGCGCTGGCGCTCAACGTGCGCGATCTGACGGTCAACACCAACAGCGGGGCCACCATCGACCTGTCGGGAACGGCGCGGTCGGTCAGTATTTCGGCGGGGTCGGGTGCCAGCGTCAACGCGGGCGATCTGGTGGCGGACGTGGTTGATGCGGATGCCGGCAGCGGCGCGAGTGTGCGGGTCAACGCCCAGAAAGAACTGTTCGGGAAGGCATCGGTGGGCGGTAGCGTGTCGAACAAAGGGCCGGGTCGGACCGTCAGCAAGCGGACGTCGCTCGGCGGCAGCGTGAACTAG
- a CDS encoding Crp/Fnr family transcriptional regulator gives MSNVHFLAQVFSQPTFSAAEQTTILAAFSRVEFRRHDYLLNAGQTAGHYWFLEQGVVRSFVIDVAGNDISTNFYTAGDAVIDWPSLFLRKPARESMQALTPCVCWQVDYVHFQQLFHSIEAFREAGRRRLVTSYFALQQHRLSLIADPAKERYRQLLAERPQLVQHVPLKQLATYLGITATSLSRIRNELAHE, from the coding sequence ATGAGCAATGTCCATTTTCTGGCGCAGGTGTTTAGCCAGCCCACGTTCAGCGCTGCCGAGCAGACGACCATCCTGGCGGCGTTCAGCCGGGTCGAGTTTCGTCGGCATGATTACCTGCTGAACGCCGGCCAAACGGCTGGACATTACTGGTTTCTGGAACAGGGCGTGGTGCGTTCGTTTGTGATCGACGTGGCGGGCAACGACATCAGCACGAACTTTTACACGGCGGGCGACGCCGTCATCGACTGGCCGTCGCTTTTCCTGCGCAAACCCGCCCGCGAAAGCATGCAGGCGCTGACACCCTGCGTGTGCTGGCAGGTCGATTACGTGCATTTTCAGCAGTTGTTTCATTCGATCGAAGCCTTCCGGGAGGCGGGGCGGCGGCGGTTGGTGACCAGCTATTTTGCCTTGCAGCAGCATCGCCTTTCGCTCATTGCCGATCCGGCCAAAGAACGGTACCGGCAGTTGCTGGCCGAGCGACCCCAACTGGTGCAGCACGTACCGCTGAAGCAATTGGCCACGTACCTGGGCATTACGGCCACCTCGCTCAGCCGGATCCGCAACGAATTGGCGCACGAATAA